Below is a genomic region from Triticum dicoccoides isolate Atlit2015 ecotype Zavitan chromosome 5A, WEW_v2.0, whole genome shotgun sequence.
NNNNNNNNNNNNNNNNNNNNNNNNNNNNNNNNNNNNNNNNNNNNNNNNNNNNNNNNNNNNNNNNNNNNNNNNNNNNNNNNNNNNNNNNNNNNNNNNNNNNNNNNNNNNNNNNNNNNNNNNNNNNNNNNNNNNNNNNNNNNNTAGATGGAGATTACGTAAAAGGGAACTTTTGTTAGAAGGAGGCCCAAGCGATCGGCAAGAGCTGGAACAATTAAGCAGTAGTACTACTCACGATGGTGGTTCTTGGCCGTGCCTGTGGCTGCAGCAGGTGAGCCATGTTTTGGCCGCCTGCGTCTACCTCCAGCGTGAGCCTGCTGCTGTTCCCTGCAGCTGCTGTTTCATGAAACGGTGTGGTCCATGATCTGCAGTGGTGGCAATTGGctgacggtggcggtggcggtgggtaGTCCGCCGCCgcgtcgtggtggtggtggtggtggccttgGGTGAAGAACTGGTACTCGCGCAGCCGGTGTTGTTCCTGATGCTGAAGAACGGGCGAGATCATGTGGTGCGGGCAGTCGCTTGCGCCGCACAAACCGCATGACATGGGCATACTGCAGCTAGCTCCTacgtttgcttgcttgcttgtttgtttcTGGTGTGGTTTGGTGCGTGGAGGGGGAGAGatgtcgaggaagaagaagagacaacGACGAGTACTAACTACTAAGGCACCTTGAAATAGCTAGGGTTGTGTTGTGTCTCTCCCTCCTCCACTGCACTGCATGTATGCAGCAGTGAGCTGCAGACCAGGCAAAAGACTCGATCTGAGAATTAGCAAAAGATGATGGATCAAATCAAATAGGCCCAACTAATGAGTGCGTCGGAATAGATACTACCCCTCGATtcattttttatttctttctttcttacGCGGAGGAGCTGGAGCCATGCACACCTTGCTTGCCGGGAATCTCCCACATGATCTTATGTCCACGCAAGGCCACTGCTAGATATTTGTAGCTTTTTTGGTCACTGTCAAACAAAAAGGAGATGCTAACACAAAGGTCCGAGGGAGACAAACACAACACAATGGAAACCATGGCAATACTAAACAGAAAAGTACAAGTTGTGGAACATTTAGTGGTGTAGTGTTGGTCCTATATGACTTTAGCATTGTCAATATGTCAGTTTTTTTTAGTTTGGACAGACACTTGGTATTGCAAAGGCCGCGTGTTGCTCATCATGCTCTGTATCCATTTGACGCTACATTTTAAGTTAACAAAAACACTCTTCATCATAAAAATAGTAATGTGATGGGTGTTGAACTTTTTTTTTTGGCAAAGAGGCTTAAAACCATATATTAAGAATCATAGGACCTTACAAATACACCCATATACAAAGAAAAATTACAATCAAAACTTTAGGGGTGCCGAAGTCTTCTTCGTCATGCATACATCGGCGGCGCACTATGAAAGCTCGGTGCTGTCTTTGGGTCTCCGCCTTGATGTAGCAAACCTTttttgaaacccaggagcttgcagaGGCAACGAGTAGGAACTCGTCGACGCAGACCAAGAGACGTCGGCGAGACTGTGATCCGCAAAGGAAACCGCCACCCCAGAGAAGAGAACGTCGATAAGGACTTGTAGAAACTCTGAAGATCACGAAAGCTGGCCGAATTCGGGCGAATCCATGGGAAACCTAAACCGACCGGATCCCAGAAGACCCATCGACGGAGACACAAAAACACACACCCTCCATCGGTGGTGAGCACATCGGCAGGGGGCAGGATGGGGACAACATTTCTTTCAACAGGGGGGAGCATAGCCGGCACGCCATACCTAACAAAACACGAAGACAGCATAaagaataacaacaacaacaacaacaacaaagcctttagtcccaaacaagttggggtaggctagaggtgaaacccataagatctcgcaaccaattcatggctctggcacatggatagcaagcttccacgcacccctgtccatagctagctctttggtgatactccaatccttcaggtctctcttaacggactcctcccatgtcaaattcggtctaccccgccctctcttgacattatccgcacgctttagccgtccgctatgcactggagcttctggaggcctgcgctgaatatgcccaaaccatctcagacgatgttggacaagcttctcctcaattggtgctaccccaactctatctcgtatatcatcattccggactcgatccttcctcgtgtggccacacatccatctcaacatacgcatctccgccacacctaactgttgaacatgtcgccttttagtctgccaacactcc
It encodes:
- the LOC119298533 gene encoding transcription factor GHD7-like, whose translation is MPMSCGLCGASDCPHHMISPVLQHQEQHRLREYQFFTQGHHHHHHDAAADYPPPPPPSANCHHCRSWTTPFHETAAAGNSSRLTLEVDAGGQNMAHLLQPQARPRTTIVPFCGAAFTSTISNATIMTIDTEMMVGAAHNLTMQEREAKVMRYREKRKRRCYDKQIRYESRKAYAELRPRVNGRFVKVPEAAASSSPPASPYDPSKLHLGWFR